From Candidatus Omnitrophota bacterium, a single genomic window includes:
- a CDS encoding response regulator — protein sequence MVTEKKRILVVDDEENMRSALFDVLEIEGYAVSTSADKEEALRLLHNIEFDLLLLDLRLKGSSGLDLISAVKEIKPHIAVIVITGYPNLDSAIESLRLGISDYLLKPISIESLKASIQNALLQKDKERQKSYLLKKLEEAEKKSAKLEETLSQATKLISLGKIAPSMFHEVKNLLGIMNISIYYIKKSMDTKDPKVKKHIEIIEKEIEHSNQIIMGMLELSRRQEDKYTLCDINQLTEEALSLLAHELELKGIKIIKEYAEHLPFIPCEPHQIKQVFINIVLNAQDAMPKGGELRVKTGRDNDSLYIKFMDTGCGIKKGDLEKIFTPFFTTKKESGGMGLGLVVSQDIVKRYEGTILVESIENKGSIFTVRFPINKKSAAEEEKIEKENSLCNGT from the coding sequence ATGGTTACGGAGAAGAAAAGAATTTTAGTGGTGGATGATGAAGAGAATATGCGTTCTGCACTCTTTGATGTGCTGGAGATAGAAGGTTACGCGGTTAGTACCAGCGCGGATAAAGAGGAGGCTTTAAGACTCCTCCATAATATTGAATTTGACCTCTTGCTTTTAGACCTCCGTTTAAAAGGAAGCAGTGGTCTTGATTTAATCTCTGCAGTTAAGGAAATAAAACCCCACATTGCGGTCATAGTTATAACAGGCTATCCTAATTTAGATTCGGCAATTGAATCCCTGCGGTTAGGAATTTCTGACTATCTTTTAAAACCCATAAGCATAGAGAGTCTCAAAGCATCTATTCAGAACGCTCTCCTTCAAAAAGATAAAGAGAGACAAAAATCCTACCTTCTTAAGAAGTTAGAAGAGGCAGAGAAGAAAAGCGCAAAACTTGAAGAAACCTTATCGCAGGCAACCAAATTAATTTCTTTGGGGAAAATCGCTCCTTCTATGTTCCATGAAGTAAAAAATCTTTTGGGGATTATGAATATATCTATTTATTATATAAAAAAAAGCATGGATACAAAAGACCCGAAGGTTAAGAAACACATTGAGATTATTGAAAAGGAAATAGAACATTCCAACCAAATTATTATGGGGATGCTGGAGCTTTCACGCCGACAAGAAGATAAATATACTCTTTGTGATATAAATCAGTTAACGGAAGAAGCACTCTCTTTGCTAGCTCATGAACTGGAACTAAAAGGGATTAAAATTATTAAAGAGTACGCTGAGCATTTACCTTTTATTCCCTGTGAGCCTCACCAGATAAAACAGGTTTTTATCAATATTGTTCTCAATGCCCAAGATGCGATGCCCAAGGGTGGAGAATTGCGTGTTAAGACAGGTAGAGATAACGATTCTTTATACATAAAATTTATGGATACAGGTTGCGGAATAAAGAAAGGTGATTTGGAAAAAATTTTTACCCCCTTTTTTACCACCAAGAAAGAAAGCGGTGGTATGGGGTTGGGATTAGTAGTAAGTCAGGATATTGTGAAGAGATACGAAGGCACCATTTTAGTTGAGAGCATAGAAAATAAAGGCTCTATCTTTACGGTTAGGTTTCCCATTAATAAGAAGTCCGCGGCGGAAGAAGAAAAGATAGAGAAAGAAAATAGTCTTTGCAATGGAACATAA
- a CDS encoding L,D-transpeptidase family protein, translating to MKDFKKIIRPLLGLFILVLIFFSIVSLVTIFPSKGFAKRWEFKKIYTKALEEEKRGSLGKAIEYLEKIDDSFGKDKKIYNAWFKLALLYEKANRFLEAKKLLEKIILESGTGDIIKKAQEELGKLNIKIIFSPLVTENAFLYEVKEGDSLIKIAQRFNTTVELIRKANNLKEDAFLRPGMKLKITKEKFSVLVDKSQNTLTLKADDRVVKVYTVSTGLNNITPVGTFKIINKITKPVWYKDGKVISPDDPENILGSHWLGISERGYGIHGTTQPETIGKHVTQGCVRMYNHDVEELYIILPIGTEVTIME from the coding sequence ATGAAGGATTTTAAAAAGATTATACGTCCGCTGCTGGGGTTATTTATTTTAGTTTTAATCTTCTTCAGCATTGTTTCTTTAGTAACGATTTTTCCATCAAAAGGGTTCGCTAAGCGATGGGAATTTAAAAAGATATATACAAAAGCATTAGAGGAGGAAAAAAGAGGAAGTCTCGGCAAAGCGATAGAATATTTAGAGAAGATAGATGATAGTTTTGGAAAGGATAAAAAAATTTATAATGCTTGGTTTAAACTCGCTTTGCTTTATGAGAAGGCTAATCGCTTCTTAGAAGCAAAAAAGCTTTTAGAAAAGATAATCTTAGAATCGGGGACAGGAGACATCATTAAGAAAGCCCAAGAAGAATTGGGTAAGCTTAATATAAAGATTATTTTTTCTCCTCTTGTCACCGAAAACGCTTTTCTTTATGAAGTAAAAGAAGGGGATTCACTAATTAAAATTGCTCAACGGTTTAATACTACCGTAGAACTTATTAGAAAGGCAAATAATCTTAAAGAAGATGCCTTTCTTCGCCCAGGGATGAAACTAAAAATAACTAAAGAAAAATTTTCTGTTTTGGTAGATAAATCTCAGAATACCCTTACCCTTAAGGCAGATGATAGAGTGGTTAAAGTATATACCGTTTCCACCGGTCTAAATAATATCACTCCTGTGGGTACCTTTAAAATTATTAACAAAATTACCAAGCCGGTATGGTATAAAGATGGTAAAGTTATTTCCCCGGATGATCCGGAAAATATTTTAGGAAGTCACTGGTTAGGAATTTCTGAACGCGGATACGGCATACATGGAACAACCCAACCCGAGACAATTGGCAAGCATGTTACTCAAGGTTGCGTAAGGATGTATAATCATGATGTAGAAGAACTCTATATTATTTTGCCTATCGGAACGGAAGTAACCATTATGGAATAA
- a CDS encoding YifB family Mg chelatase-like AAA ATPase, with product MLSKVYSASVLGLEAYGVEIEVDVVGGIPTVAVVGLPDTAVKESKDRVKAAIKNSQFAYPPRKITVNLAPADIKKEGPSFDLPIAIGIIAATSQINSERLKEFVVLGELALNGEVRKIKGVLPIALYLKNGPLRKLILPLDNAKEAAVVEGIEVYAVRSLSEAVAFLNGAIEIIPYKLDREELLKRLSHYEVDFSEVKGQEFVKRALEIAATGYHNILMIGPPGGGKTMLAKRLPTILPEMTWEECLETTRIYSVAGAISSGEALVTERPFRIVHHTASDIALVGGGAIPKPGEVSLAHNGILFLDELPEFHRDALEVLRQPLEDGKITISRASRTLTFFSRFLLCATMNPCPCGYFGSSRECHCTPRRIQQYRAKISGPLLDRIDIHIEVPALKYKELLGKQEGESSSEIRKRVNRARKIQLKRLKSSGINFNSQMNSRLIKKFCQLGKESQELLKMAIDELGISARAYDKILKVARTIADLAGRENILPEHISEAIQYRTLDRNLWM from the coding sequence ATGCTTTCCAAAGTTTATTCTGCTTCGGTTTTAGGTTTAGAAGCCTATGGAGTGGAGATTGAGGTGGATGTGGTAGGAGGAATTCCTACGGTTGCTGTGGTAGGACTTCCGGATACTGCAGTTAAAGAGTCCAAAGATAGGGTTAAGGCAGCAATAAAAAATTCTCAATTTGCATATCCTCCGCGGAAAATTACCGTAAATCTTGCTCCTGCAGATATAAAAAAAGAAGGCCCGAGTTTTGACCTGCCTATTGCTATAGGTATTATTGCTGCTACCTCTCAGATAAATTCGGAAAGATTAAAAGAATTTGTTGTTTTAGGAGAGCTTGCGCTTAATGGTGAGGTAAGAAAGATAAAAGGAGTTTTACCCATTGCTTTATATTTAAAGAATGGTCCTTTGAGAAAGTTGATTCTCCCTTTGGATAATGCGAAAGAGGCAGCAGTGGTAGAGGGAATTGAAGTTTATGCGGTGAGAAGCTTATCGGAGGCAGTGGCTTTTTTAAATGGGGCAATAGAGATTATTCCATATAAACTGGATAGGGAGGAATTGTTAAAGAGATTATCCCATTACGAAGTGGATTTCTCTGAGGTTAAAGGACAAGAATTCGTTAAACGCGCTTTAGAGATAGCTGCTACGGGTTACCATAACATCCTTATGATTGGGCCACCCGGTGGGGGTAAAACTATGCTGGCAAAGAGACTCCCTACCATCCTTCCGGAAATGACTTGGGAGGAGTGTCTGGAAACCACACGGATCTATAGTGTAGCAGGAGCTATTTCTTCAGGAGAGGCACTGGTTACCGAGAGGCCATTTCGCATTGTTCATCACACCGCTTCGGACATTGCTCTTGTCGGAGGAGGGGCAATTCCTAAGCCCGGAGAAGTGAGCCTTGCTCACAATGGTATTTTATTTTTAGATGAACTTCCGGAGTTTCATCGAGATGCCTTAGAAGTTTTGCGACAGCCATTGGAAGATGGGAAAATTACCATTTCTCGTGCCAGTAGGACATTGACTTTTTTTTCCCGTTTCCTACTCTGTGCCACTATGAATCCTTGCCCTTGTGGTTATTTTGGTTCATCTCGTGAATGCCATTGTACTCCTCGGAGGATTCAGCAATATCGTGCGAAGATTTCCGGACCCCTTCTTGACCGCATTGATATTCATATAGAAGTTCCTGCTCTAAAATATAAAGAACTCTTGGGTAAACAAGAAGGGGAATCTTCTTCAGAGATAAGGAAAAGGGTGAATAGAGCAAGAAAGATACAACTTAAGCGTTTAAAAAGCTCAGGCATAAATTTTAATTCACAAATGAATAGTCGCTTGATAAAGAAATTCTGTCAGTTAGGAAAAGAGTCTCAAGAGTTATTAAAAATGGCAATTGATGAATTGGGAATTTCTGCCCGCGCGTATGACAAAATACTGAAAGTGGCACGAACTATCGCTGACTTAGCGGGTAGAGAAAATATACTCCCAGAACATATCTCCGAAGCAATCCAATATAGGACTCTGGATAGAAATCTCTGGATGTGA
- a CDS encoding acetyl-CoA carboxylase carboxyltransferase subunit alpha, with the protein MNGLDFEKPIIELERRIEELRKFSEAKKIDLSIEIKRLEDKLETIRHNIFENLTPWQRVQIARHPSRPYTLDYINMMMTDFIEFHGDRLFGDDKAIVCGFARLEKTKVCVLGHQKGRDTKENIYRNFGCAHPEGYRKAMRLMQMAEKFRIPVIVFIDTPGAYPGIGAEERGQAHSIAYNLREMVNLKIPIIVIVIGEGGSGGALGIGIGDKLLILENAYYSVISPEGCAAILWRERSKASEAAEALKLTAEDLLELGIVDEVLAEPLGGAHHDPQETAETIKKALKRYLKELSEIPVEELLSRRYDKYRKIGLWEEKNG; encoded by the coding sequence ATGAATGGACTTGATTTTGAGAAACCGATTATAGAATTAGAGCGAAGAATTGAAGAATTAAGAAAATTTTCTGAGGCAAAGAAGATAGACCTTTCTATAGAGATAAAACGCCTCGAAGATAAACTTGAGACCATCCGGCATAATATCTTTGAGAATCTTACTCCTTGGCAGAGAGTTCAGATTGCAAGGCATCCTTCACGACCTTATACCTTGGATTACATAAATATGATGATGACTGATTTCATAGAATTTCATGGAGATAGACTCTTTGGTGATGACAAAGCAATCGTGTGTGGTTTTGCCCGCTTGGAAAAGACAAAAGTCTGTGTCCTGGGGCATCAGAAAGGAAGAGATACAAAAGAAAATATCTATCGTAATTTTGGCTGTGCTCACCCAGAAGGATACCGTAAGGCAATGCGTTTAATGCAGATGGCAGAGAAATTTAGAATCCCAGTAATTGTTTTTATCGATACTCCCGGTGCTTACCCGGGAATTGGAGCAGAAGAAAGAGGGCAAGCACATTCTATTGCTTATAATCTAAGAGAAATGGTTAACCTCAAAATTCCCATCATTGTGATAGTGATCGGTGAAGGAGGCAGTGGTGGGGCTTTGGGAATAGGCATCGGAGACAAACTTCTTATTTTAGAGAATGCTTACTATTCAGTAATTTCTCCCGAAGGTTGTGCTGCAATTTTATGGAGAGAACGTTCTAAAGCGAGTGAAGCAGCAGAGGCATTAAAACTAACTGCTGAAGACTTATTGGAATTGGGTATTGTGGATGAAGTGCTGGCTGAACCTTTAGGAGGGGCACACCATGACCCTCAGGAGACTGCCGAGACAATTAAGAAAGCTTTAAAGAGGTATCTGAAAGAACTTTCAGAAATTCCTGTAGAAGAACTGTTGAGTAGACGCTACGATAAATACCGGAAGATAGGATTATGGGAGGAGAAAAACGGATGA
- a CDS encoding response regulator has protein sequence MEHNLGAKILVVDDDPLILETLRDILDLGGFQTILSAEAQEGLALIKRDNIDLVITDIKMPTMSGIEFLRLVKEIDLEIPVVIITGFASLETAIEAIREGAYDYIIKPFEVEKIIAIIQRAIKERKLTEKNKNLLRDLKETARELDKRLQQLFHLDRVSRTICSDFELEEFLHDLLNATASAINAKTGSLMLFDDEEGCLRIKALKGLNQALFETIKLRKGEGIPGLVMEKANIISSEDIRKSNLNLGKIDWEIYQSPNFISIPIKGKNRIWGVLNLSGWGEGFSFSEVDLRLLSILTSQAWVAIENSKLNGELQNSYIHTLQVLANAIEAKCKYTRGHSERVTKYALRFAMQLKLSEREIKKIQFACGVHDIGKINISDSILSKTTRLDEEEWKIMREHPKKGVEILIPLGLLKELIPLVKYHHEHYDGNGYPEGLREKEIPFEARILTLLDAYDAMTSSRPYRKKMSKENALKEIEDNLGKQFDPELGEKFLKIHHTVGILE, from the coding sequence ATGGAACATAATTTGGGTGCAAAAATTTTAGTAGTTGACGACGACCCTTTGATTTTGGAAACATTGAGAGATATATTAGATCTCGGGGGGTTTCAGACAATTTTATCCGCAGAGGCTCAAGAGGGCCTTGCTTTGATAAAGAGAGACAACATAGATTTGGTAATTACCGATATCAAGATGCCGACGATGAGTGGGATAGAGTTTCTGCGTTTAGTTAAAGAGATTGACTTAGAAATCCCGGTGGTTATTATTACTGGTTTCGCTTCTTTGGAAACCGCTATCGAGGCGATTCGTGAAGGCGCTTATGATTATATAATTAAGCCTTTTGAGGTGGAAAAAATAATCGCGATTATTCAACGTGCGATAAAAGAGAGGAAGTTAACAGAGAAAAATAAAAACTTGCTGCGCGACCTCAAAGAAACTGCCAGGGAATTGGATAAGCGTCTTCAGCAACTTTTTCATTTAGACAGGGTAAGTCGGACTATTTGTTCTGATTTTGAGTTGGAAGAATTTTTGCATGACCTTTTAAACGCTACTGCCTCGGCAATAAATGCTAAAACAGGTTCACTTATGCTTTTTGATGATGAGGAAGGATGTTTGAGGATAAAAGCGCTTAAAGGATTAAACCAAGCGCTCTTTGAGACAATAAAATTGAGAAAAGGGGAAGGCATCCCCGGTTTAGTTATGGAGAAGGCGAATATTATTTCTAGTGAAGATATTCGGAAAAGTAATTTAAATTTGGGGAAAATTGACTGGGAAATTTATCAATCTCCAAATTTCATCAGTATACCTATAAAGGGGAAGAATCGAATCTGGGGTGTTTTAAACTTGAGTGGTTGGGGAGAAGGTTTTTCTTTTAGTGAAGTTGATTTAAGACTACTTAGTATCCTTACTTCACAGGCTTGGGTTGCCATCGAGAATAGTAAATTAAATGGAGAATTGCAAAATTCTTACATCCATACCCTCCAGGTATTAGCCAATGCCATTGAAGCCAAATGTAAATATACACGCGGGCATTCTGAAAGAGTCACAAAATATGCTCTTCGATTTGCTATGCAATTAAAACTTTCAGAAAGAGAGATTAAGAAGATTCAATTTGCCTGTGGTGTACATGACATTGGCAAAATAAATATTTCGGATTCTATACTCAGTAAAACTACTCGCCTTGATGAAGAAGAATGGAAGATTATGCGTGAACATCCCAAAAAAGGAGTGGAGATTCTTATCCCTTTAGGGTTATTAAAAGAACTTATTCCCTTGGTGAAATATCACCACGAGCATTATGATGGGAATGGTTATCCGGAAGGTTTGAGAGAAAAAGAAATTCCTTTTGAAGCAAGAATTCTTACTCTTTTGGATGCCTATGATGCAATGACCTCCAGTCGTCCCTATAGGAAGAAAATGAGCAAAGAAAACGCCTTGAAAGAGATAGAAGATAATTTAGGTAAACAATTTGATCCTGAATTAGGAGAGAAATTTCTCAAAATCCATCACACCGTAGGAATTTTAGAGTGA
- the folE gene encoding GTP cyclohydrolase I FolE: MDKIKIEQAIRDILEAIGENPRRKDLQETPRRVAEMYAEVFSGIKKDPTRELEVILDQKHDEIILLRDIPLYSFCEHHLLPFIGKVHIAYLPKGGRVTGLSKLVRVIEVLSKRLQVQERLTTQIADIVMKKLRPLGVMVVVEAEHLCLSMRGVKKSGILTVTSAVRGIFKENEKTRSEAMMLIKGERR; the protein is encoded by the coding sequence ATGGATAAAATAAAGATAGAGCAAGCAATTCGGGATATATTGGAAGCAATCGGGGAAAATCCTCGGAGAAAAGACCTGCAGGAAACACCTCGTCGGGTAGCAGAAATGTATGCAGAAGTGTTTTCGGGCATTAAAAAAGACCCTACACGAGAATTAGAAGTTATCTTAGACCAAAAGCACGATGAAATAATTTTACTTAGAGATATTCCTCTTTACAGTTTTTGCGAACATCATCTTCTTCCCTTTATAGGGAAGGTGCATATAGCTTACCTTCCTAAAGGAGGGAGGGTAACGGGCTTGAGCAAGCTGGTAAGAGTAATTGAGGTTCTTTCTAAGCGTCTTCAGGTTCAAGAAAGACTCACCACTCAGATTGCCGACATTGTGATGAAAAAACTTCGGCCACTAGGAGTCATGGTGGTGGTGGAAGCGGAACATCTCTGCCTTTCGATGAGAGGGGTAAAAAAATCGGGTATTCTCACTGTAACTTCTGCAGTAAGAGGGATTTTCAAGGAGAATGAAAAAACCCGCTCAGAAGCGATGATGCTTATTAAAGGCGAACGGAGATAG
- a CDS encoding methylenetetrahydrofolate reductase C-terminal domain-containing protein has translation MIISQLKPWKEISSYFKKGEKLFIIGCGECSTTCKSGGEFEVLAIKEKLEKEGYRVAGYSIPKSPCISAQIKIELAKHSKEIAEADSFLIMACGLGVQSVKINLRQDKIIHPATNTLFMGAVDSTGLGFFEYCSACGDCILEFTAGICPITRCAKGLLNGPCGGQNKGKCEADRNKDCAWILIYEELKKANKLDLLKKIKPPRNYGGMIRPQVLVLK, from the coding sequence ATGATTATTTCTCAACTAAAACCGTGGAAGGAAATAAGTTCTTATTTTAAAAAAGGTGAAAAATTATTTATTATAGGGTGCGGTGAATGTTCTACCACTTGCAAATCAGGGGGAGAATTTGAGGTTTTAGCGATTAAAGAAAAATTAGAAAAAGAAGGATATAGAGTAGCAGGATACTCCATTCCTAAATCTCCTTGTATTTCTGCACAGATAAAGATTGAATTGGCAAAACACAGCAAGGAAATTGCGGAAGCAGATTCTTTTTTGATTATGGCCTGTGGTTTAGGGGTGCAATCGGTTAAAATAAATCTGCGCCAGGATAAAATTATCCATCCCGCAACCAATACTTTGTTTATGGGGGCAGTCGATTCTACGGGTTTAGGATTTTTTGAATACTGTTCTGCCTGCGGGGATTGTATTCTAGAATTTACCGCAGGAATTTGTCCGATTACCCGTTGTGCTAAGGGATTATTAAATGGTCCCTGCGGTGGACAAAATAAGGGGAAATGTGAAGCAGATAGGAACAAAGACTGCGCTTGGATTTTAATCTATGAAGAACTAAAAAAAGCGAATAAATTGGACCTTTTGAAAAAGATAAAACCACCCCGTAATTATGGAGGAATGATTCGTCCGCAGGTGTTAGTATTGAAATAA